A stretch of Mustela nigripes isolate SB6536 chromosome 6, MUSNIG.SB6536, whole genome shotgun sequence DNA encodes these proteins:
- the LOC132020406 gene encoding collagen alpha-1(I) chain-like, with translation MASKVSEHLLLAKHHSSDLGHSGQFGRAMDHSARGKVPAETQPAAAGRPGRCEERASALQRQDEGVRANWELRASQEQKSGREETLLRRQPVNRKHAAPDTISHQENAMKPQGDGTRHPYGDGRPRRDRTSAGRARAVGPRSGGCGAPEHPGPKPRGARWPLQRAGRRPRTGHLAPARRPRDPPDPSRPRAPRAPPAAVHVEAGGLGLPRSPAAAAPPLRSAPRAEAPRGPVEEAQAAPPPSPAPGDAQRAPPGCPRTALPGRGRRPPTASHAGARAPALPHSQGRVPADPDPRAPGLAAREGPARRAALTRLPGFRPEQAPRGPRPPPPPPPARPSRARRGRGGAGGTPAGPAAPARRHKARRAARGGWREGGRRAHRRRGGRAGLHKATAPPFGRPRPRPAPAAAESPTIMLRSSPPPPPPPPPPPRPALPLRARPRRRAVSFPPPPPPGPRPAGRAGGGRSPPPGLRAASPPPGPLRGLPGGSPAGPASAAAPRPARGAMLTSRDPRAPARDGGKAVARLPAGGAGGRAPPALTGSRRRAAGPGPGAGSWAAAAAAAGESLRPARPRRRSHGGVCAGRPLARPGLLHLRPPPDFIVWRGRRRRGRGVRARGAGRGLRLPPGRAGAAHAHTHLPSVPSSAPDSESASAYSYIRTHAPDSGTHVKATYVRARGSREPSAQSSRRSQHRRARTCGAGGDAGPRPLRVGRAPRRRAPAELPRPGGRQGAGEQNREPAWEVSLLRSSERRRRQGPRLKHAHAGPPG, from the exons AGCCATGGACCACAGCGCTCGCGGCAAGGTGCCGGCTGAAACGCAGCCCGCGGCGGCCGGCCGGCCCGGCAGGTGCGAAGAGCGGGCGAGCGCGCTCCAGCGCCAGGACGAAGGGGTTCGTGCAAACTGGGAGCTTCGAGCCTCACAG GAACAGAAGTCAGGACGCGAGGAGACGCTTCTCCGGAGACAACCGGTGAACAGGAAGCACGCGGCGCCCGACACCATCAGTCATCAGGAAAACGCGATGAAGCCACAGGGAGACGGCACCCGGCACCCCTACGGAGACGGACGCCCACGGCGGGACCGCACGAGTGCGGGCCGAGCCAGAGCCGTCGGGCCCC GCTCGGGGGGATGCGGGGCACCCGAGCACCCAGGACCCAAACCCCGGGGAGCCCGATGGCCGCTCCAGCGCGCTGGCCGCCGCCCCCGCACTGGCCACCTGGCACCTGCGAGGCGCCCCCGGGACCCCCCGGACCCCAGCCGCCCCCGGGCCCCGCGCGCACCGCCAGCGGCCGTGCACGTGGAAGCGGGGGGCCTGGGCCTGCCCAGGAGCCCCGCGGCCGCGGCCCCGCCGCTCCGCTCCGCACCGCGCGCCGAGGCCCCGCGAGGACCTGTTGAGGAGGCGCAGGCCGCGCCGCCGCCGAGCCCGGCCCCAGGGGACGCGCAACGGGCCCCGCCTGGGTGCCCGCGGACCGCCCTGCCCGGCCGCGGCCGCCGCCCTCCCACGGCGAGCCACGCCggcgcccgcgcccccgccctcccccactcACAGGGCCGCGTTCCGGCGGACCCCGACCCGCGGGCCCCAGGCCTGGCCGCGCGGGAAGGGCCGGCCCGGCGGGCGGCGCTCACGCGACTCCCCGGCTTCCGGCCCGAGCAGGCCCCGCGCGGTCCTCgtcctccgccgccgccgcctccggcCCGCCCCTCCCGGGCCCGCCGCGGGCGAGGGGGCGCGGGCGGGACCCCCGCaggccccgccgcccccgcgcGCCGACACAAAGCCCGGCGGGCCGCGCGGGGCGGCTGGCGGGAGGGCGGGCGGCGAGCGCACCGGAGACGCGGCGGCCGGGCCGGGCTCCACAAAGCGACGGCGCCGCCGTTCGGacgcccccgcccgcgccccgcgcccgccgcggCCGAGTCTCCCACCATTATGCTCCGgtcctcgccgccgccgccgccgccgccgccgccgccgccgcgcccggCCCTCCCCCTCCgcgcccggccccgccgccgcgCCGTCTCcttcccgccgccgccgccgcccgggcccAGGCCTGCGGGGCGCGCGGGGGGAGGGCGCTCCCCGCCTCCCGGCCTGCGCGCCGCCTCCCCGCCTCCCGGCCCCCTCCGCGGGCTCCCCGGCGGCTCCCCCGCGGGCCCGGCCTCCGCTgcggccccccgccccgcccg GGGCGCCATGTTGACAAGCCGAGACCCGCGCGCGCCCGCCCGGGACGGAGGGAAGGCGGTGGCCCGGCTGCCggccgggggcgcggggggcCGGGCGCCGCCCGCACTTACGGGGTCTCGGCGCCGCGCGGCAGGCCCGGGGCCCGGGGCGGGAAGttgggccgccgccgccgccgccgccggggaaAGTTTGCGTCCTGCGAGGCCGCGGCGCCGCTCACATGGCGGTGTGTGCGCGGGGCGGCCGCTCGCCCGGCCCGGCCTCCTGCACCTCCGCCCGCCCCCGGACTTTATTGTGTGGCGGGGCCGGCGGCGCCGCGGGCGCGGGGTGCGGGCGCGGGGTGCGGGCCGCGGGCTCCGGCTCCCTCCCGGCCGGGCCGGCGCCGCGCACGCccacacccaccttccctccgTCCCGTCCTCGGCGCCCGACTCCGAATCGGCTTCAGCATATTCCTACATCCGCACACATGCACCCGACAGCGGCACACACGTGAAGGCTACGTACGTGCGGGCGCGCGGGAGCCGGGAGCCGAGCGCACAAAGCTCCCGGCGCTCGCAGCATCGTCGGGCTCGGACCTGCGGGGCCGGGGGCGATGCGGGCCCACGTCCGCTCCGGGTGGGCCGGGCCCCGCGCCGCCGTGCGCCCGCCGAGCTGCCGCGCCCGGGCGGCCGTCAGGGTGCGGGTGAGCAGAACCGGGAACCGGCTTGGGAGGTCTCGTTACTGCGATCGTCAGAGAGAAGGAGGCGCCAGGGTCCCCGGCTCAAGCACGCACACGCGGGGCCGCCAGGATGA